The Rhododendron vialii isolate Sample 1 chromosome 5a, ASM3025357v1 genome contains a region encoding:
- the LOC131327592 gene encoding uncharacterized protein LOC131327592, whose protein sequence is MEQKCDFESSRGGVEPSDRYYLWDPIDRPGWILPLWDVSVPFKHVALSSSPKDHKSICTVMVLTGIQRPAFAFCHLRGGKYAWFKQDSTLVEPHSSNHQLMQFTNAIAFDGKFYALSLQGTLAVMAKIDSHFTITSLGTNRAVPSVHAMHFKEYLIESNGEILLVFLVSRKFYS, encoded by the exons ATGGAACAAAAATGTGATTTCGAGAGCTCTAGAGGAGGAGTTGAGCCGTCCGATCGGTACTATCTTTGGGATCCTATTGATAGACCTGGGTGGATTCTTCCACTTTGGGATGTTAGTGTTCCTTTTAAACATGTTGCCCTTTCTTCATCACCTAAAGATCACAAAAGTATTTGCACTGTGATGGTTCTAACAG GCATTCAAAGACCGGCTTTCGCATTTTGTCACCTAAGAGGAGGTAAATATGCATGGTTCAAGCAAGACAGCACCCTTGTGGAGCCTCACTCTTCAAACCACCAACTCATGCAATTCACCAATGCCATTGCATTCGATGGAAAGTTCTATGCATTGAGTTTACAAGGAACTCTTGCGGTTATGGCAAAAATCGATTCTCATTTCACTATCACAAGTTTAGGCACAAACAGGGCTGTTCCCAGTGTTCATGCAATGCATTTCAAGGAGTATTTGATTGAATCCAATGGAGAAATCTTGTTGGTTTTCTTAGTCTCTAGGAAATTTTATTCATAG
- the LOC131326887 gene encoding MADS-box transcription factor 23-like, with product MGRGKIVIKRIDDTTSRQVTFSKRRNGLLKKAKELSILCDAEVGVIVFSSTGRLYEFASTSMRSIVERYDKEQEDYQLMSPTSEAKFWQREAETLRQELKYLEESQRQLKGEELNGLSVKDLENLESQLETSLKGIRTKKDQLLTDEIQELNRQGVIIHQESTKLYKEVNVLQKENAELQKKVYGENDINSHKRSSMQPHGFSTGYELDGPRDLQLCQPQNYETPENATNLRLQLP from the exons ATGGGAAGAGGAAAAATTGTGATCAAAAGAATTGACGACACAACAAGCAGGCAAGTGACTTTCTCGAAGCGCAGAAATGGATTGCTCAAGAAGGCCAAGGAACTATCAATTCTTTGTGATGCCGAAGTCGGAGTGATTGTCTTCTCTAGTACCGGGAGGCTATATGAATTTGCAAGCACTAG CATGAGATCGATAGTCGAACGATACGacaaagagcaagaggattacCAGCTGATGAGTCCAACTTCAGAAGCCAAG TTTTGGCAAAGGGAAGCAGAAACCTTAAGGCAAGAGCTGAAATACTTGGAAGAAAGCCAAAG ACAACTAAAGGGTGAAGAACTTAATGGTTTGAGTGTCAAAGATCTGGAAAATCTAGAAAGCCAATTGGAAACGAGCTTGAAGGGTATCCGGACCAAGAAG GACCAACTTTTAACTGATGAAATACAAGAATTAAACCGCCAG GGAGTTATTATTCATCAAGAAAGTACGAAATTGTATAAGGAGGTTAATGtgctgcaaaaagaaaatgcagaatTGCAAAAGAAG GTTTATGGAGAAAACGACATCAATAGCCACAAAAGAAGTTCCATGCAACCACATGGTTTTAGCACTGGATATGAGTTAGATGGACCTAGAGATCTGCAGCTATGCCAACCGCAGAACTATGAAACGCCAGAAAATGCAACAAACTTACG ATTACAACTGCCTTAG